The Helianthus annuus cultivar XRQ/B chromosome 16, HanXRQr2.0-SUNRISE, whole genome shotgun sequence genome includes a window with the following:
- the LOC110920426 gene encoding uncharacterized protein LOC110920426 has product MSARRLSDNLRKSREKSQKKMMSFMADQIARVVPKIVSELQGSTTPPSSVDSKVEKPTTTKFNYKHFVFCNPKSFTSSDGVTAMLEWFDSIEVTFINNECPEHLKTRSATGVFQGRALEWWFNERNIRTNEAAYALPWAEGRELMMLEFCPPHEQLKLEEEFWHLKQVGDDNMAYTTRFKQLSFIVPHLVSTPKRMITKYINGLPPAMRDSIEAAQLGSIEEVYRLAASLNNRVRDKQFAIPAPSKSANQVTQQPSGSKNKKRKARGSGCNAITPAANPAAKPAPTPAAANPAVPEAKKQYTGSYPKCAKCNFHHPATSACGLCTSCNRYGHTAPYCRQANPAPQAQQAPTPPAQAALPAPPLQNPGPINVVRECFQCGDTTHLRNRCPQLNQEQQAAARGRAFNLNANQAHNNDVVNGLFLVNNLYASILFDTGADKSFVSVEFESLINCTRSKLPKSFSVEVANGKSILVNSIVRDCSLILNDHVFTIDLIQMRLGSFDVIIGMDWLRKNHAEIVCHEKLVRLPLPSGDLLHSKADHARHLRLMLELLRGERLYAKFSKCEFWIDEVQFLGHIVSSQGIHVDSSKIEAVKNWSTPRYVSEIRSFLGLAGYYRRFIADFSKIAVPLTTLTQKEKPFIWSPEQEESFQTLKNLLCNALVLTLPDGNDDFVVYCDASNRSLGCMLMQRDKLSIRLLMKKVYPLKFMALTLINSKPNLMVSSTI; this is encoded by the exons ATGTCTGCTCGAAGACTCTCTGACAACCTAAGGAAATCAAGGGAGAAGTcccagaaaaagatgatgtcattcatggccgaccagatcgCTCGGGTCGTGCCAAAGATTGTTTCTGAGCTTCAAGGATCTACCACTCCCCCATCCTCTGTGGACTCTAAGGTAGAGAAGCCGACAACTACCAAGTTCAACTACAAACACTTCGTCTTCTGCAACCCCAAATCGTTTACGAGCAGTGATGGGGTGACAGCTATGCTCGAGTGGTTTGATAGCATAGAGGTCACTTTCATCAACAATGAATGCCCCGAACATTTGAAAACCAGGAGTGCAACTGGAGTGTTTCAGGGTAGGGCTTTGGAATGGTGGTTCAATGAAAGAAACATCCGTACTAATGAAGCAGCCTATGCTCTCCCGTGGGCCGAGGGGCGAGAACTCATGATGctcgagttctgtcctccccatgaGCAGCTCAAGCTCGAAGAAGAATTCTGGCACTTAAAGCAAGTTGGTGATGACAACATGGCGTATACTACCCGGTTCAAGCAGCTAAGTTTtatcgttcctcacttggtttcgaCACCTAAGCGGATGATAACCAAGTATATCAATGGTTTGCCTCCTGCTATGCGTGATTCCATCGAAGCAGCTCAGCTAGGATCTATTGAAGAAGTCTACCGTCTCGCAGCTAGTCTCAACAATCGTGTGCGTGACAAGCAGTTTGCTATCCCTGCTCCTTCAAAATCTGCAAATCAAGTCACTCAGCAGCCgagtggcagcaagaacaagaaacgGAAAGCTCGGGGCTCGGGATGTAATGCTATTACACCTGCGGCTAACCCTGCAGCAAAACCTGCTCCTACTCCTGCTGCTGCTAACCCTGCTGTTCCCGAAGCAAAGAAGCAATACACTGGGTCTTATCCCAAGTGTGCGAAATGCAACTTTCATCATCCTGCTACCTCTGCATGCGGATTATGCACCAGTTGTAACCGTTATGGTCATACGGCTCCTTACTGTCGTCAAGCTAATCCTGCTCCTCAAGCTCAGCAAGCTCCTACTCCACCAGCACAAGCAGCACTTCCAGCTCCTCCTCTGCAGAACCCAGGGCCGATCAATGTCGTTCGTGAATGCTTTCAATGTGGGGATACTACTCATCTCCGTAACCGTTGTCCCCAGCTAAACCAAGAGCAACAAgcagccgctcgtggacgagcgttcAATCTCAATGCTAACCAGGCTCACAACAACGACGTGGTGAATGGTTTGTTTCTCGTTAATAATCTCTATGCTTCGatcctatttgatactggtgccgataagagttttgtgtccgtGGAATTCGAGTCTTTGATAAATTGTACACGCTCCAAGTTACCAAAGTCGTTCTCTGTTGAGGTCGCCAATGGTAAGTCGATTCTTGTGAACTCTATCGTGCGTGATTGTTCCTTGATACTTAACGATCACGTATTCACCATTGACCTTATCCAAATGCgtttgggtagttttgatgtcattatcggtatggattggttacgTAAGAACCATGCCGAAATCGTGTGTCACGAAAAGCTCGTCCGTCTCCCTCTTCCGTCTGGTGATCTTTTACAT TCTAAAGCTGATCATGCTCGCCATCTACGTCTTATGCTTGAACTTTTGCGTGGTGAACGTctatatgctaagttttctaaatgtgaattctggatTGATGAAGTGCAGTTTCTAGGTCATATTGTtagtagtcagggtattcatgttgacTCTTCGAAAATTGAGGCAgtgaagaattggagtacgccTAGATACGTGTCTGAGATTCGTTCTTTTCTAGgactggcgggttattaccgccggttCATCGCGGATTTCTCTAAAATCGCTGTTCCTCTTACTACTCTAACCCAGAAGGAGAAACCTTTTATATGGAGTCCCGAACAAGAAGAGTCCTTTCAGACTCTTAAGAACCTTTTGTGTAATGCTCTCGTTTTAACCCTACCTGATGGAAATGACgattttgtggtgtactgtgacgcCTCGAACCGTAGTTTGGGCTGTAtgctcatgcaacgggacaag CTCAGTATTCGTCTTCTAATGAAGAAAGTCTATCCGTTGAAGTTCATGGCGCTAACGTTAATCAACTCGAAACCAAATCTGATGGTCTCCAGTACTATCtaa